TTTTCTCTTAAATATACAGAATGGCTTACCTTTCCAGTcatatttgtataatttttatgtaacacTGCATTACAATTTTCTAATACAATTAAACCATTATGTAGTTTTGTCATTCCCAAAAGGCTTTTAccaattatttcatttgtatAATCATGTATTAATGTAGACATAATTCTCTGTAGaaatattacataaataaCGTGACTATATACACTGTTTATAGTATTCGAAATATATGGGCAAATGTTTTAGCAGTTTATTatgtataaaatgaaaaggtTAATCAAATAACTAACCTATACattacaatttacaaaattttctttctgaaagatataaaaaaaaaataattcaaatgaAACAACAAATCTAATACAtagtattaaattagaaaacagTAACAATTTAGAGATTAAGAATAAAATGATGCTGTATATAAAGatgcatttatttataactGCATAATTCAGCCTTAAAACGGCCAAATATTACACTACATTTCGACTACGTCTGCAAGCTTTGCTCTTTTAAAAATaccaaaaatttcatttaaagaTCTTCGTGGTTAATTTCTTAAGTGAAATTGAAgttaaaacaatttatttcagATCAATATAGGATAAAGATTTAGAATGCAAAGCCTGCAAATACATTGATGACAAAGTTCATTTTGTCTAGTAATCATATAACAATCTTAAACATTATCAGTCTACAAAGTTATACTAAAGGTTGTTTACATAAAAGTATTTAGATACAATTGTCGTAACGATATCAGCAATGTATCATGCATTCACACAACCAATGCATGTAATATGTACACCATTCTgagattaaaaattcattattttcacgCTGCATTCATACCACGCAGGGATCTTTATGTATACTTAACCCTATCTGGTATGTATTTATGAACTATGTCTTCACCTGCactattttaaaaatctaCAAACGAAAATGACGATTGTATTACATTAATTCGTTTatgatttaatttgaattttatattattttttacatttaaagAAAGTTTCTGTACACTTGTATACTCTTTAAAATTCAAGCAGCTTTAAAAAGCTGtagtaacaataaaaaaattatatgatactgtcaacaaaaatatatatcaaaTCATAACAAATTAACATAAGTTTTTTAAAAACTTTTATAGAAACACTATTTCATGCAGGTTTTTATACAGTAATAGTAGAAATATATATGTGCTTGTGTACAAAACTTTcaatgaataaatttcaattcaaagCTTCAAGCCTCACGTGTACTAAAAACCACATTTGCAATTTCAcaaaaaaattcatatataattaattgtaaCAAATACATTATGTATGAATTATATAACCAGTTATGTTCACCAATTGCAATTCTTTggaattttgcaaattaaattcattttcaaactTTAAGTTTATATATTATTCACTGTTTTCATGTTATATTTAAAACATAAATCAGGCTAATTTTTAGCACTGTTTGCCATTCTATTCTACTTCAATTTATATCTTTATATCTTTTAcagatttctttctttctcaaAGTGATTTTgtgatattattaaataatcgtTTACCCCACCATGATTCCAAATCAAATGGTTTAAAATCTGAAAaaggtaaaattaaattatgttcAAGGcattaatgaatttaatatgtaACTTTGAGACCAAAATTGAACGGGAAACAATTATTTCACTGAACTTCAccttaaaagaaatattttataccaAATATTCAGTAAACcattaataacatttaatgtttaatataatttattcatattttttttaaaggaaACTGACTTACCTTGAAGAGTATCATTTGGTTCACCATCATTATAATATACTATAGAGTTTGGACCtggaataaatgaaatacataATCCAAATCTGTTTTAACATGTATTTCCATGTATTTAATTATCATATTAATTGAAACTTACTAGAAGGTTCTGAACAATCTGAACCATCGGAAGATTCACTTCTTTGCCGTGTATTAACTTGGTTCCATgctaataatgaaaaattatgagTACAATGTTATGAAATGacattaatatataattcAACATGTATTTTATATGCAAATGtactattttacattttatgcAATTAAAATCTATACTATTTGTTCTGGATTTTTGGAATTTGTTGTGACTTGTTTAAAGTTTTCAACCTACATTcataaacaaatttaataagTTCCTCGTGTTGAGGTGTAATAACTTCCTGTATTTGATGCCTCTGTGAACTTAGTTTAGATTTTCCATTCATATGAAACACTGGTTTTGGTACGTGGCtgtgaaataaatattaattttatcgtccatattaacataattaaacatTCTACGCTAAACAATTTTTCTGAGATATATACTATTTCTGTATGACATTttatgaattataatttatgaGTTTTAAGAAGAATAACATACAGCTTACACATGCTTGTTTTTATGGAGAATTATGAATTGCGTAATACTGAAATGCTGAAAGTacaaaaagagagagaggaaagTAACGAACGTTGAATTAAGATGGGTTAAGGAACTACTTACCGGGTGCTCTCATGGTCATCGTCAGGATCTGCTTTTCTCGTTAAATCGCGCAAAGTCTCTAACCTCTCGAGATTCTGACTTATTCCTGAAACAATGTAACGATTAGCGACTCTAATACttataaacataattaaatattgttcGGGTATTATAGTTACCTCTTCTTGTCTTAGCGACAATTTTGCTAGGTCCTTTTGATACAGTATACATGTTCTTTGTAAGAGCACAATAATAACTCCGTATTATATTTACGATACCAGATCATCCGAGGTTAATCTTAAATTCTTAGCTTAGAATCAACTAAATCACACACGATTCAAATCACTACCGAACAGATCAACCACACGGGTTGAAATGATCAGCATGAAATACACGATGAGTGAACCACGTGACCTTAGCTCGTGTATCGCATTAGTGTTCATACATTAAcagtacatatgtatacatacacgGTGAAaccaatttgaaaaatttaaatccGGGTATCTTCAATACCATGAATGACGGAAGCAGTTTacgtaatattattttttatgatCAAAAATCATATTTGAAACTTTACCTATTgtagcaaaatgaatttactcatatacttatatttcattaatcatTTTCGATAATAAACCACACATTGATAATACATTACAAAGCACGTGGttcataataaaaatagaattttctcattataaatattttctttttctccatATTATTTCTGTGTTATAAGGAGAGAATTCTTTGAAGAAACACGTGTTCTTTAACGTAGTggaatattacaaattatatataaaataagacATTATATATAACATGtaacaaatttataatttaaattatattcaggaatttatgaaaatagaaaataagtgcaatttttcaaacattcaATACTGATTCAAACGGTTATATTagataaaataacaattccTTAAATTATTACATGTTCAAAAATCAATTGGTACTCAcaaatatgaattattaacatgatttacataaataagaaaatttaacttcttctgtattttaatttatatatctatatgaaaaatatgaacacataagaaaatatttcatttcttcttaaataataaaacCCAATATGTTCAATGTTATCATTAGTTCCACTGTCTGTCAAAAGTAATACACtgttagtaaaaatatttttactatttgatattaaaataaaatgttcatCAGTAGAAAGAATATAATACATAGTGgtttaataaaatcaaatatttaaacagaaTTCTGTCGTTTCTATTATAAAGAATATCGGATTTTTTCATGATGTACAACTTATTTAACATATAGATCTTTTTTTCCAAACAAGAAgatgttaacatcagaaacagaaaatttacataaaaaatcTACATTATCAGTAATATAcctatattattattgtaaaatatataaatgatTGGTAGTATCAGTAAGCAAATATAacaatactaataataatgaatttatattactctacaataatagtaatacttaatagaaatcaaaattactataaaagtaaatatatattatatttatacagaATGTCAATTAATCGAgataattaaatgtaatacaGAGAAACACTTCCCATCTATAGCATAATCAAGTCAATTATTTgatgaaatattcatttctttGCATTTTAATCTGCAAATTTGAAGAATGTAATTACacaaattaatcatttttatatcgCCCCAAGGCATAAGGCAACACATTGTaatataaatgttattttgAATACAATGTGttcttttatatataaataatataaattaatattcctatttttttatttttattacataacGTTTATATGtaacaattatttcaattttaaaataagttAGTcgttattagaaaatttttacaacataatgaaatattaatttatggTCATGTAGTATTAATTACATTCTTAAGTACATATAAGTGCAaagcattttcttttttcttagtTTTCTTTTACCTTTTTTCAATCGTTTTATTATAACTTCTAATACCAGAAGTGTGTTACTAGAAGCAGTGATTTACgagaaaatgtaattttttgaAGATTAAATTAGATCAAACTTAACTTCCTtaaatttctaagaaattaaaattatatttaaagaGCAAATAAAGATTTATCTTGATCCTTATTAATTTGACGTTGAATGTTTGAATTTTCAGAGTTTGTTGTTCCAGTTGTAGCAGTGGTTGCAGGTAGAGTGGGTAAAGCTTCAGCTGCAGCAGCTCTTTCTGCTAAGAAACGTTCAAATTCTGACGAAGTTAAAGATTCCTGGTCACCGTGTGCTCCTGgctagaaaaaaaagtaaaatcttattttaataattatccCATATATA
This region of Osmia bicornis bicornis chromosome 5, iOsmBic2.1, whole genome shotgun sequence genomic DNA includes:
- the LOC114871039 gene encoding MAPK regulated corepressor interacting protein 2-like, whose amino-acid sequence is MYTVSKGPSKIVAKTRRGISQNLERLETLRDLTRKADPDDDHESTRHVPKPVFHMNGKSKLSSQRHQIQEVITPQHEELIKFVYESWNQVNTRQRSESSDGSDCSEPSSPNSIVYYNDGEPNDTLQDFKPFDLESWWGKRLFNNITKSL